A genomic stretch from Oreochromis niloticus isolate F11D_XX linkage group LG11, O_niloticus_UMD_NMBU, whole genome shotgun sequence includes:
- the LOC102080945 gene encoding uncharacterized protein LOC102080945, with amino-acid sequence MLWSLLFITLIGRSTQQDQVTSSGCSPGWETIKLDDKVAFQSSVYTDNGVNYTADRALDGNNTRCSHTLPTEPISWWTVDLLGLYEISCITIYNKYESNFDLRGARILIGNSSERNFTTECATINTKTSRENNTFNCENEPKWGRYVTVYKNTSGFVILFEVTMKGRNKEPFKLIKENKTWEDALYHCREEHMDLVSILDEETQGWVGLEAQKADTPFVWLGLQYICGFGFWIWVNDQCVFFDQWAPDETRTADCSMSAAMNTSGNNLWYKKSVYNKYNFICAV; translated from the exons ATGCTGTGGAGTCTGTTGTTCATCACTTTGATTG GAAGATCAACTCAACAGGATCAAG TTACATCATCAGGATGTAGTCCAGGCTGGGAAACTATCAAACTGGATGACAAAGTGGCATTTCAGTCTTCAGTCTACACAGACAATGGTGTCAACTACACCGCTGACAGAGCTTTGGACGGAAATAATACGAGATGTTCTCACACTTTACCCACTGAGCCCATCAGCTGGTGGACAGTTGACTTATTGGGTCTATATGAAATTTCCTGCATCACCATTTATAACAAATATGAATCAAATTTTGATCTAAGAGGGGCTCGGATCCTCATCGGGAACTCATCTGAGAGAAATTTCACCACTGA GTGTGCAACAATCAACACAAAGACTAGTAgagaaaataatacatttaactGTGAAAATGAACCAAAGTGGGGGCGTTACGTAACTGTGTACAAAAACACATCTGGGTTTGTAATTCTGTTTGAGGTGACGATGAAAGGCAGAAacaaag AGCCatttaaactgattaaagagaACAAGACATGGGAAGACGCCCTGTACCACTGCAGAGAGGAACACATGGATCTGGTTTCCATCCTTGATGAAGAGACCCAGGGCTGGGTTGGGTTGGAGGCTCAGAAGGCTGACACTCCCTTTGTCTGGCTGGGCCTTCAATACATCTGTGGGTTCGGATTCTGGATCTGGGTCAACGATCAGTGTGTATTTTTTGATCAGTGGGCTCCAGATGAGACAAGAACAGCAGACTGTAGCATGAGTGCTGCCATGAATACAAGTGGGAACAATTTATGGTACAAGAAGTCtgtttataataaatataatttcatcTGTGCAGTGTAA